The Phocoena sinus isolate mPhoSin1 chromosome 17, mPhoSin1.pri, whole genome shotgun sequence genome contains a region encoding:
- the AZIN1 gene encoding antizyme inhibitor 1 isoform X1: protein MKGFIDDANYSVGLLDEGTNLGNVIDNYVYEHTLTGKNAFFVGDLGKIVKKHSQWQNIVAQIKPFYTVKCNSTPAVLEILAALGTGFACSNKTEMALVQELGVSPENIIYISPCKQVSQIKYAAKVGVNIMTCDNEVELKKIARNHPNAKVLLHIATEDNIGGEEGNMKFGTTLKNCRHLLECAKELDVQIIGVKFHVSSACKESQVYVHALSDARCVFDMAGEFGFTMNMLDIGGGFTGTEFQLEEVNHVISPLLDVYFPEGSGIKIISEPGSYYVSSAFTLAVNIIAKKVVENKFSSGVGKTGSDEPTFMYYMNDGVYGSFASKLSEDLNTIPEVHKKYKEDEPLFTSSLWGPSCDELDQIVENCLLPELNVGDWLIFDNMGADSFHEPSAFNDFQRPAIYYMMSYSDWYEMQDAGITSDTMMKNFFFVPSCIQLSQEDNFSTEA from the exons ATGAAAGGATTTATTGACGATGCAAACTACTCCGTTGGCCTGTTGGATGAAGGAACAAACCTTGGAAATGTTATTGATAACTATGTTTATGAACATACCCTG ACagggaaaaatgcattttttgtGGGAGATCTTGGAAAGATTGTGAAGAAACACAGTCAGTGGCAGAACATAGTGGCTCAGATAAAGCCATTCTACACAGTAAAGTGCAACTCCACTCCAGCTGTACTTGAGATTCTGGCAGCTCTTGGAACTGGATTTGCTTGTTCCAATAAA aCTGAAATGGCTTTAGTGCAAGAATTGGGTGTATCTCCAGAAAACATCATTTACATAAGTCCTTGCAAGCAAGTGTCTCAAATAAAGTATGCAGCAAAAGTTGGAGTGAATATCATGACATGTGACAATGAAGTCGAATTGAAGAAAATAGCACGTAATCACCCAAATGCCAA GGTCTTACTACATATTGCAACAGAAGATAATATTGGAGGTGAAGAGGGTAACATGAAGTTTGGCACTACCCTGAAGAACTGTAGGCATCTTTTGGAATGTGCTAAGGAACTTGATGTCCAAATTATTGGGGTTAA atttcaTGTTTCAAGTGCTTGCAAAGAATCTCAAGTATATGTACATGCTTTATCTGATGCTCGATGTGTATTTGACATGGCT GGAGAATTTGGCTTCACAATGAACATGTTAGACATTGGTGGAGGCTTCACAGGAACCGAATTTCAATTGGAAGAG GTTAATCATGTTATCAGCCCTTTGTTGGATGTCTACTTTCCTGAAGGATCCGGCATTAAGATAATTTCTGAACCCGGAAGCTACTATGTGTCTTCTGCATTTACACTTGCAGTTAATATCATTGCAAAGAAAGTTGTTGAAAATAAGTTTTCCTCTGGAG TAGGAAAAACCGGAAGTGATGAACCAACCTTCATGTATTATATGAACGATGGTGTTTATGGTTCTTTTGCAAGTAAACTGTCTGAGGACTTAAATACCATTCCAGAGGTTCACAAG aAATACAAGGAAGATGAGCCTCTGTTTACAAGCAGCCTTTGGGGTCCATCCTGTGATGAGCTTGATCAAATTGTGGAAAACTGTCTTCTTCCTGAGCTGAATGTGGGAGATTGGCTTATCTTTGATAACATGGGAGCAGATTCTTTCCATGAACCATCTGCTTTTAATGATTTTCAGAGGCCAGCTATTTATTATATGATGTCATACAGTGATTG GTATGAGATGCAAGATGCTGGAATTACTTCAGACACAATGATGAAGAACTTCTTCTTTGTGCCTTCTTGCATTCAGTTGAGCCAGGAAGACAACTTTTCCACTGAAGCTTAA
- the AZIN1 gene encoding antizyme inhibitor 1 isoform X2, whose protein sequence is MKGFIDDANYSVGLLDEGTNLGNVIDNYVYEHTLTGKNAFFVGDLGKIVKKHSQWQNIVAQIKPFYTVKCNSTPAVLEILAALGTGFACSNKTEMALVQELGVSPENIIYISPCKQVSQIKYAAKVGVNIMTCDNEVELKKIARNHPNAKVLLHIATEDNIGGEEGNMKFGTTLKNCRHLLECAKELDVQIIGVKFHVSSACKESQVYVHALSDARCVFDMAGEFGFTMNMLDIGGGFTGTEFQLEEVNHVISPLLDVYFPEGSGIKIISEPGSYYVSSAFTLAVNIIAKKVVENKFSSGGKTGSDEPTFMYYMNDGVYGSFASKLSEDLNTIPEVHKKYKEDEPLFTSSLWGPSCDELDQIVENCLLPELNVGDWLIFDNMGADSFHEPSAFNDFQRPAIYYMMSYSDWYEMQDAGITSDTMMKNFFFVPSCIQLSQEDNFSTEA, encoded by the exons ATGAAAGGATTTATTGACGATGCAAACTACTCCGTTGGCCTGTTGGATGAAGGAACAAACCTTGGAAATGTTATTGATAACTATGTTTATGAACATACCCTG ACagggaaaaatgcattttttgtGGGAGATCTTGGAAAGATTGTGAAGAAACACAGTCAGTGGCAGAACATAGTGGCTCAGATAAAGCCATTCTACACAGTAAAGTGCAACTCCACTCCAGCTGTACTTGAGATTCTGGCAGCTCTTGGAACTGGATTTGCTTGTTCCAATAAA aCTGAAATGGCTTTAGTGCAAGAATTGGGTGTATCTCCAGAAAACATCATTTACATAAGTCCTTGCAAGCAAGTGTCTCAAATAAAGTATGCAGCAAAAGTTGGAGTGAATATCATGACATGTGACAATGAAGTCGAATTGAAGAAAATAGCACGTAATCACCCAAATGCCAA GGTCTTACTACATATTGCAACAGAAGATAATATTGGAGGTGAAGAGGGTAACATGAAGTTTGGCACTACCCTGAAGAACTGTAGGCATCTTTTGGAATGTGCTAAGGAACTTGATGTCCAAATTATTGGGGTTAA atttcaTGTTTCAAGTGCTTGCAAAGAATCTCAAGTATATGTACATGCTTTATCTGATGCTCGATGTGTATTTGACATGGCT GGAGAATTTGGCTTCACAATGAACATGTTAGACATTGGTGGAGGCTTCACAGGAACCGAATTTCAATTGGAAGAG GTTAATCATGTTATCAGCCCTTTGTTGGATGTCTACTTTCCTGAAGGATCCGGCATTAAGATAATTTCTGAACCCGGAAGCTACTATGTGTCTTCTGCATTTACACTTGCAGTTAATATCATTGCAAAGAAAGTTGTTGAAAATAAGTTTTCCTCTGGAG GAAAAACCGGAAGTGATGAACCAACCTTCATGTATTATATGAACGATGGTGTTTATGGTTCTTTTGCAAGTAAACTGTCTGAGGACTTAAATACCATTCCAGAGGTTCACAAG aAATACAAGGAAGATGAGCCTCTGTTTACAAGCAGCCTTTGGGGTCCATCCTGTGATGAGCTTGATCAAATTGTGGAAAACTGTCTTCTTCCTGAGCTGAATGTGGGAGATTGGCTTATCTTTGATAACATGGGAGCAGATTCTTTCCATGAACCATCTGCTTTTAATGATTTTCAGAGGCCAGCTATTTATTATATGATGTCATACAGTGATTG GTATGAGATGCAAGATGCTGGAATTACTTCAGACACAATGATGAAGAACTTCTTCTTTGTGCCTTCTTGCATTCAGTTGAGCCAGGAAGACAACTTTTCCACTGAAGCTTAA
- the AZIN1 gene encoding antizyme inhibitor 1 isoform X3 — MKFGTTLKNCRHLLECAKELDVQIIGVKFHVSSACKESQVYVHALSDARCVFDMAGEFGFTMNMLDIGGGFTGTEFQLEEVNHVISPLLDVYFPEGSGIKIISEPGSYYVSSAFTLAVNIIAKKVVENKFSSGVGKTGSDEPTFMYYMNDGVYGSFASKLSEDLNTIPEVHKKYKEDEPLFTSSLWGPSCDELDQIVENCLLPELNVGDWLIFDNMGADSFHEPSAFNDFQRPAIYYMMSYSDWYEMQDAGITSDTMMKNFFFVPSCIQLSQEDNFSTEA; from the exons ATGAAGTTTGGCACTACCCTGAAGAACTGTAGGCATCTTTTGGAATGTGCTAAGGAACTTGATGTCCAAATTATTGGGGTTAA atttcaTGTTTCAAGTGCTTGCAAAGAATCTCAAGTATATGTACATGCTTTATCTGATGCTCGATGTGTATTTGACATGGCT GGAGAATTTGGCTTCACAATGAACATGTTAGACATTGGTGGAGGCTTCACAGGAACCGAATTTCAATTGGAAGAG GTTAATCATGTTATCAGCCCTTTGTTGGATGTCTACTTTCCTGAAGGATCCGGCATTAAGATAATTTCTGAACCCGGAAGCTACTATGTGTCTTCTGCATTTACACTTGCAGTTAATATCATTGCAAAGAAAGTTGTTGAAAATAAGTTTTCCTCTGGAG TAGGAAAAACCGGAAGTGATGAACCAACCTTCATGTATTATATGAACGATGGTGTTTATGGTTCTTTTGCAAGTAAACTGTCTGAGGACTTAAATACCATTCCAGAGGTTCACAAG aAATACAAGGAAGATGAGCCTCTGTTTACAAGCAGCCTTTGGGGTCCATCCTGTGATGAGCTTGATCAAATTGTGGAAAACTGTCTTCTTCCTGAGCTGAATGTGGGAGATTGGCTTATCTTTGATAACATGGGAGCAGATTCTTTCCATGAACCATCTGCTTTTAATGATTTTCAGAGGCCAGCTATTTATTATATGATGTCATACAGTGATTG GTATGAGATGCAAGATGCTGGAATTACTTCAGACACAATGATGAAGAACTTCTTCTTTGTGCCTTCTTGCATTCAGTTGAGCCAGGAAGACAACTTTTCCACTGAAGCTTAA